Proteins encoded in a region of the Mucilaginibacter sabulilitoris genome:
- a CDS encoding SIP domain-containing protein, protein METSTFQKIRKKAGKLFDHKLQTGWVLEVRQWEPSTLIEVDLHLPMANIAQWNEVPYIKFKVDDLTFRDYTPSGWDAETCTCTIYVDAAHHGPGSRWSKQLKKGDTVNYLKIGTTHHKPVATSAVVALGDESSMGHLLALQKMVLPDTRFSGSLVIGNEHHRRLFHEYFWSPLEPVARKDIYGHHSLMEWVLNQHYSLENTVFYLAGNNTMVAQLRKLLKHQGYPSGQIKLQGFWS, encoded by the coding sequence ATGGAAACATCCACTTTTCAAAAAATCAGAAAAAAAGCCGGAAAACTGTTTGATCACAAATTGCAAACCGGCTGGGTGCTCGAAGTAAGGCAATGGGAACCCTCAACACTTATAGAGGTTGATTTGCATTTGCCCATGGCTAATATTGCGCAATGGAATGAAGTACCTTATATAAAATTCAAGGTTGACGACCTTACCTTCAGAGACTATACCCCATCGGGTTGGGATGCTGAAACCTGCACCTGTACAATTTATGTAGATGCCGCTCATCATGGTCCCGGCAGCCGATGGTCAAAACAACTAAAAAAGGGCGATACGGTGAACTATCTTAAAATAGGTACCACCCACCACAAACCGGTAGCCACGTCGGCGGTGGTTGCCCTGGGAGATGAAAGCAGTATGGGCCATTTGCTGGCCCTGCAGAAAATGGTATTGCCCGATACCCGGTTTTCTGGCAGCCTGGTAATCGGTAACGAGCATCATCGCAGGCTATTCCACGAATATTTTTGGTCGCCATTGGAGCCGGTCGCGCGTAAAGACATATATGGCCACCACAGTTTAATGGAATGGGTGCTTAACCAGCACTACAGCCTTGAGAATACTGTTTTTTATTTGGCCGGTAACAATACAATGGTGGCACAACTGCGTAAGCTGCTTAAGCACCAGGGATACCCATCCGGGCAAATTAAATTGCAAGGTTTTTGGTCGTAG